The Lysinibacillus irui sequence CATATCACCCAAATCTCTTATGTATCCAACGTCTGAGCGATCAATTTGTATGTTTGATAAATCTTCATTCGAAAAAGCTTGAACCGTGTTAATAAATTCATTTCTAAAAGGCTCTGCAAATAATAATTCTGCTTCTACAGTAGTGTAGGGCTGTTTTTCAAAGGGTGAATCAAATTCGCCTATACTGCCTTTATTAAGGATTGCTAGGTGGTAATAATGTTCACTTTCTAGAACATGTCTAACCATCTCGATGCACGACATGGCTTCATCATCTGGCCTCCAATGTAATTTTTCTTGGGGGATAGACCTCCAAAGCTTTATACTACGTCTTCGTACTTCATTGAAATTTAATATGATCAGATCTATGGCGTTCATCATTCATCAACCTCCATTCGCTAGTAGTAATTAAAGTATATAAGAATTTATGTTCGATTGGAAGTTTTCTCTAATTACTGCGGAAACGTTTATCCAAATGTTTATTTAAAAAAAGGATAAACCTTTCTTGAGCCTGCTTTTTCTTCAGCATTCTATTCACACGAACATTGCTTTGAAGGTAGTTTCTCACATGATAATTCGCAAAAAATAAGCTGCGATACTGATCTTGATGGTATATATTGTGAAACCATTCATACTGTTGCAGCCTTTCTATATTTCGATCGATTTTTCTTGTATGTAAAGCGGACTGACCACTATAGGCACCTGATAAAAAATCAAATAAATTTTCTAGCATAGATTTACTCCTGTAATTTCGAATACAACCTATAGTAATAGCTAGGGATGACATATTCAATAGGGGCACTCGCAAAAGTGCCCCTTAGTAACAAATCGGGAGGTATCATGTTAAACGTATTTCGCTTAACACTACTATTTATATGATAAGATTACTCGGTTTTGTAGACCATCGTCTTTAAAAAGCTAAAATTCCTCCTTGCTTCGAAAAATTTCTAGAAATGAAAAGGACATGTTTTGTTGAAGAATGATCAAAACATGCCCTTACATGTGAAATGGTAAGGCTATATAATATTAATTTACTTTTTAATAAACTTTGCTTTGGAACCCTTCCATAATGCGTGCCAGTGGTACCCACCCAATGAACTTTGGTTTATCCCAACCTGGTGCGGTCGATAACTTTTCTACTTCAAGGAAATGATCAATCCTTACCTTATCCCAAGCATGAATGATCTCGCCATTGCCAACAGATAATCCTACATGACCCCAATTTTTTCGCTCATCTTTAATTACACCAAAGCAATCGTAAAAAACAAAGGTTCCTTTCGGAGGTATTCCTGTTTGCATACTTGCTTCATATAAAACTGCAGATTCTTTTGCCGTATCTCCACCAAAAATTTCAATGTTATTACTTCTTTCTAAAGCATCCTCTACAAAAGCTAAACAAATGAAACAATATTCTTCAGAGTTCAAATGACTTTTAGCCCAATCAATTGCATTATTAATATACTCTTCATAATTTTTCTCCATTTAATTACTCCTTTAACATGTCGTTAAGGTACTATATTCAACAAAAGTGGCTTTATAACCTTCCAAATATTACAAAATATTTTGTGGTATACCTAGAAAGGGCAATGACGAATAAATAAATTACAGGAATATTACCAAAAATGAAACTCCTGGATTTTTATCCTCGTATATACTAAAAATACTTTTTCTGGAGGTACATATGTTTAAATTAAGAGGCTCCTTCCTGCTAAGTCTATTGTTATTAACCGCTTGTACAGAGGAAACGATTTCTAAGGAACCAATTCAAGAAGAGAAAGATGATAATATTGTAGTGACAAACGATGGAAAAATAACCTTTGAGATTAAGAATAAGGTTGGTGTTCCACAGGAAAAAGTAGAGGCTATAAAGGATGAAATTGTGACGGCATATGACCATATAAAGGATTCCATTCATACTTCCTACACGCCATCCGAGCACATAAGCGTATGGCTTAAGGAAGACGGTCAATCATGGGGTTTAGCATCGAAAATCGAATTAGCTGGTGTGAAAGAAGATCTATACCCACTTGTCCATGAAATGACCCATTCTTTACTTGGCTATGGCAACAATTTTGACACAGATAACGGCTATTTTACGCAAGAGGGTTTTGCAAGTTATATGGAGTATCAATATGGAAAAAATAAATTATATTTTGATAAATACATGAAGCAATATATGGAGTCAGATAAGTTAATACCCATTAGTAGGTTAATTGATCCAAATCAAGATGATGTTTATTTTCGCCCTAAACTTTCAAATGTAAAAGAGAATCAAGTCCTTATGGAGGTGAGCTATACGCATGCGGCTTCATTTGTTATCTATTTAATTGATACATACGGACTCGAAAAGTTTGAACAGATCTACGACAAGAAAGAACTAGCAAAAAAATTAGAGGAAGTTTACGGAAAGAATAGTAGTGAGTTAGAAAAGGACTGGTTAGCATTTATTCAAAATCAACAAGGATTCACATATGAGGAAAAATTAAAATGGGGATTTTATGATATGAATACAATTCTTCTTCAAATAGATCCAACATATTTTGCGAAGGACTAATATTTTTCTATAGCATTCAAGTAAACCCAAGTGCTCTTTATTTTGAGGACCTGGGTTTACTTTTGTATGAATTCGGATGAAATTGTTTATGTACGAAATGAACGCCAAGTAAAATGCACAGACCACCAATGATCAGTAACTATATATTTTTTGGAGAAATAGCGAATCGTCAACAGTAATAACAATTAACATAGTCCCAATCATTATCAAAACGATTCCAAGTAATCCTTGTATTACTCTCATGATGTAGATAAACAAATGGGGATCAACTCCATTGACCATGCTGTAGATTATACAAAGTAAATCCTCCATTCAATTATCGCATGCATGTTTGAATAGGAAAAGGGTCACTAGGCTGGTAAAGTGACCCTTATGAATTGGCTAGCATAACCTAACACGACTATTGATCGTGTAAAAGGGGATTTTAGGTGCTATTAGGGATGAATTAATACATGAAAGAAGCGCCGACAATAATTAAAAGAATGAATAATACTACGATTAAAACGAATGTTGAGCCGTAATATCCGCCGCCAGAGTCGCCGCCATAATAGCAGCTGTTGTTATTGTAGTTACCTACATTTCCACCGTATCCCATTGAAAATCCCTCCTTTCTACAACCTATCATATGTAAGGTTGCTGAAAGGAGAAATGTTATTAGACCCGATGCTTATTAAAAAATTTTAGTGATGAAGCAATTTTAGAAATAAATTGATGTGATTTATTTTACTTAATTTTTTATTTTTTACATAATTAGAGTGGTGTGTCGTTAAAGAATGAAAAAGAAAGCGGGAGGAAAATGCTGCGTGACAAGCTAAAACAAAGAATAAGTAATGAACCAACAGAATGTATTTCTTATTTAAAAGAATTGGTGAAGTCAAACCGAGTTTATGATGGGGAAGCATTGGAAATCTTCATATACGTTATTAAAAATGGGCCAGAACAATTAACAAACATCCAATGGGATATTCTTTTAGATAAGGGCTTACTACCTGATTTTTATGTAGAATGCGATCGCTGTGAAGACACGATTCAGTGGTCAGATATGTATCAGGCGATTTTTATTAAGAAAGATCACTGTTGTCCTTTTTGCAGTTATTTAGTCCATAAAAAGGATGTGAGGTTATTAGACTAAGAGGGGAGATCCACTAATGAAAGGATTATTGGCAATAGGTGAAGGAATATTCTTTTTTTATGTGCTGATTTGTCTATTAGTGTTAAACATGATCCATTTTGGCAATATTTTATTTGTCGATATGCCATACGAAGAACCAATGACTGTAACTTCATCTTCACCTACAGCTTTCCTGTTCTTGTTTGGACTAGGTGGTGTTTGTTTCTTGTACATAAGGTATTTCTTGGGACGAAGCGGATATAGACGATTGAAGATTGTCTTGTGGGGGTCACTATTGGCTTTCAATACTTTTGGAAGTGGCTTTAGCCTCTTAATGAGCTATGGATTAATGCTCAATGACCGTGAAGCAATCTACCTCATATTGGCAACAATAATGAGTTTGGTGCTCACTATACAGGCTATTATGAAATATTATGAATGGAAGTAAAAGAACAATTATAGGTTTAAGGAGCCTTACGAAGCAAAAAGCAATTTTTTATTTAATATGCCTAAGTCCTTCTACAATCCAATAGGAGAAATATGTTAAAATAAACAAAACACAAGTTTGGAGGGATGAGGTTGGTAGAAAAAAAGCGAAGGGTTTGTGAAAAGGGACATACGTTTTTTAAAAGCACGGATTGTCCAAGCTGCCCTACTTGTGATAAAGAAAATAAACCAAGTAGCGGCTTCCTTTCAAAACTTAGTTCACCTGCAAGAAATGCTTTAGTTCACGAAGGCATTGACACGTTACAAAAACTATCGCTCTATACAGAAAAAGAAATACTAAACATCCATGGTATTGGACCAGCCTCATTACCGATATTAAGATCTTCATTAGAGGAAGAAGGACTATCATTTAAATAAGTTAGGGGAGACAACGATGACCAATAAGGAATTGACACATGAACAACAAGAGGAACTCATCAAAACATTAAAAGCTCGTTTTGAGAAAAATATTGAACGCCATGAAGGCATTGATTGGGC is a genomic window containing:
- a CDS encoding DinB family protein, encoding MNAIDLIILNFNEVRRRSIKLWRSIPQEKLHWRPDDEAMSCIEMVRHVLESEHYYHLAILNKGSIGEFDSPFEKQPYTTVEAELLFAEPFRNEFINTVQAFSNEDLSNIQIDRSDVGYIRDLGDMLLRIAYHESVHTGQLLDYLRTAKVPITTIWD
- a CDS encoding NlpC/P60 family protein, giving the protein MEKNYEEYINNAIDWAKSHLNSEEYCFICLAFVEDALERSNNIEIFGGDTAKESAVLYEASMQTGIPPKGTFVFYDCFGVIKDERKNWGHVGLSVGNGEIIHAWDKVRIDHFLEVEKLSTAPGWDKPKFIGWVPLARIMEGFQSKVY
- a CDS encoding gluzincin family metallopeptidase — protein: MFKLRGSFLLSLLLLTACTEETISKEPIQEEKDDNIVVTNDGKITFEIKNKVGVPQEKVEAIKDEIVTAYDHIKDSIHTSYTPSEHISVWLKEDGQSWGLASKIELAGVKEDLYPLVHEMTHSLLGYGNNFDTDNGYFTQEGFASYMEYQYGKNKLYFDKYMKQYMESDKLIPISRLIDPNQDDVYFRPKLSNVKENQVLMEVSYTHAASFVIYLIDTYGLEKFEQIYDKKELAKKLEEVYGKNSSELEKDWLAFIQNQQGFTYEEKLKWGFYDMNTILLQIDPTYFAKD
- a CDS encoding YjcZ family sporulation protein; translated protein: MGYGGNVGNYNNNSCYYGGDSGGGYYGSTFVLIVVLFILLIIVGASFMY
- a CDS encoding RNA polymerase alpha subunit C-terminal domain-containing protein — translated: MRLVEKKRRVCEKGHTFFKSTDCPSCPTCDKENKPSSGFLSKLSSPARNALVHEGIDTLQKLSLYTEKEILNIHGIGPASLPILRSSLEEEGLSFK